A genome region from Ottowia testudinis includes the following:
- the sctS gene encoding type III secretion system export apparatus subunit SctS, whose translation MLDSQAVQLVYQALWLVLLLSAPPVLVAALVGLVVALIQAATQIQEQTLQYALKFFAIVLTIFITASLLGGSLYQFADRVMTEFPALVKK comes from the coding sequence ATGCTCGACAGTCAAGCGGTACAGCTCGTTTATCAGGCCCTGTGGCTGGTGCTGCTGCTGTCGGCGCCGCCGGTGCTGGTGGCGGCGCTGGTGGGGCTGGTGGTGGCGCTGATTCAGGCCGCCACGCAGATTCAGGAGCAGACGCTGCAGTACGCGCTGAAGTTCTTCGCCATCGTGCTGACCATTTTCATCACGGCGTCGCTGCTGGGCGGCTCGCTCTACCAGTTCGCGGATCGGGTGATGACCGAGTTCCCTGCCCTCGTCAAGAAATGA
- the sctT gene encoding type III secretion system export apparatus subunit SctT: MGESFAAINNVADLALLAALASARFAMAFLLLPILAQDTVPQMVRAAIFLSFGVITLAVQPLVVVDSFSVGDWIGLFAKEAFIGLALGLLLAAVLWAFDAAGEVVDGASGMGMAQIVDPLSGRQTSLSGAFLGRLAVYVFMFSGGLMLWVGVLMESFVLWPLAQPGLAIKQGGVTLFESAFAQFAGLTFMMAAPALVVLYAIDLSLGLMNRYAPQLNLISISMSLKGVAAVGVWLVMLGTLVRTLINHVAELMPTILRQVQGLL; this comes from the coding sequence ATGGGTGAATCCTTCGCCGCCATCAACAACGTGGCCGATCTGGCGCTGCTGGCGGCGCTGGCGTCGGCGCGCTTTGCGATGGCGTTTTTGCTGCTGCCCATCCTGGCGCAGGACACGGTGCCGCAGATGGTGCGCGCGGCGATCTTTCTGTCGTTTGGCGTCATCACGCTGGCGGTGCAGCCGCTGGTGGTGGTCGACAGCTTCAGCGTCGGCGACTGGATCGGCCTGTTCGCCAAGGAAGCCTTTATCGGCCTGGCGCTCGGCCTGCTGCTGGCGGCGGTGCTGTGGGCGTTCGATGCCGCGGGCGAGGTGGTCGATGGCGCCAGCGGCATGGGCATGGCGCAGATCGTCGATCCGCTGTCGGGGCGCCAGACTTCGCTGTCGGGCGCCTTCCTGGGGCGCCTGGCGGTCTACGTGTTCATGTTCTCCGGCGGGCTGATGCTGTGGGTGGGCGTGCTGATGGAGAGCTTTGTGCTGTGGCCGCTGGCGCAGCCCGGGCTGGCCATCAAGCAAGGCGGGGTGACGCTGTTCGAGAGCGCCTTTGCGCAGTTCGCCGGCCTGACTTTCATGATGGCGGCGCCGGCGCTGGTGGTGCTGTACGCCATCGATCTGTCGCTGGGTTTGATGAACCGCTATGCGCCGCAGTTGAACCTGATCTCGATCTCGATGTCGCTCAAGGGCGTGGCGGCGGTGGGCGTGTGGCTGGTGATGCTGGGCACGCTGGTGCGCACGCTGATCAACCACGTGGCCGAGTTGATGCCGACGATTTTGCGGCAGGTGCAGGGGTTGCTTTGA
- a CDS encoding flagellar biosynthetic protein FliO — protein sequence MNAAASAPAAAGGAMGAGLWSSLLVTVLALAFVLALAWLFLRLLKRATTLRSADGRAPPQVVQAVPLGGRERLVVVRDGGHEYVLGVTAASVSLIDKRLAAQAAQPDDAPTG from the coding sequence ATGAACGCCGCCGCATCGGCACCCGCCGCGGCCGGCGGCGCCATGGGCGCCGGCCTGTGGTCGAGCCTGCTGGTCACGGTGCTGGCGCTGGCCTTCGTGCTGGCGCTGGCGTGGCTGTTTTTGCGCCTGCTCAAGCGCGCCACCACGCTGCGCTCGGCAGATGGCCGCGCGCCGCCGCAGGTGGTGCAGGCGGTGCCGCTGGGCGGACGCGAGCGCCTGGTGGTGGTGCGCGACGGCGGTCACGAATACGTGCTGGGCGTGACGGCGGCCAGCGTGAGCCTGATCGACAAGCGGCTGGCTGCACAAGCAGCGCAGCCGGACGACGCGCCAACTGGCTGA
- the sctU gene encoding type III secretion system export apparatus subunit SctU: MAGSDDSGDKTEKPTPKKLQDARKKGDVSKSKDITSTAGMLAILLLAAVALPVVAEQIAALLRASFEVMQEPFELAMPRLGRQAALTLLSVVGMVVLPVALVGALVEFIQAGPVMSTEKLKPKMENMNPAKGIKRMFSMDNMVELLKSILKTAVVGTIAWLVMKKVLPDLPLLVGGRPENVGSALWHTTWTLLAWAGGAFVLVSAADLAWQRYSYTKKMRMSMRDIRQEMKDAEGDPHLKGQRKQLQQEWAQQGASNAAADAHVLVVNPTHVAIAIAYDRESCPVPTVTAKGEDNDALAMRHAAAEAGVPVLRNIELARALLADAETGDIVPAELFDLIATVVLWAQDVRHELAKSRGEAAAHAEEAARNGKPRKRREPPGEDLTRYDHAQASAAAPQEGAATRRGRFTRYVPRRWRTDPHGRAGRGDRS, translated from the coding sequence ATGGCTGGTTCGGACGACAGCGGCGACAAAACCGAAAAACCGACACCCAAGAAGCTGCAGGACGCACGCAAGAAGGGTGACGTCTCCAAAAGCAAGGACATCACGTCCACCGCCGGCATGCTGGCGATCCTGCTGCTGGCGGCGGTGGCGCTGCCGGTGGTGGCCGAGCAGATAGCGGCGCTGCTGCGCGCCAGCTTCGAGGTCATGCAAGAGCCCTTCGAGCTGGCCATGCCGCGCCTGGGCCGGCAGGCGGCGCTGACGCTGCTGTCGGTGGTCGGCATGGTGGTGCTGCCGGTGGCGCTCGTGGGCGCGCTGGTCGAATTCATCCAGGCTGGCCCGGTCATGAGCACCGAAAAGCTCAAGCCCAAGATGGAGAACATGAACCCCGCCAAGGGCATCAAGCGCATGTTCTCCATGGACAACATGGTCGAGCTGCTCAAGTCCATCCTGAAAACCGCCGTGGTCGGCACCATCGCCTGGCTGGTGATGAAGAAGGTGTTGCCCGATTTGCCCCTGCTGGTCGGCGGCCGGCCCGAAAACGTGGGCAGCGCCCTGTGGCACACCACCTGGACGCTGCTGGCCTGGGCCGGCGGCGCCTTCGTGCTGGTGTCGGCGGCCGACCTGGCCTGGCAGCGCTATTCGTACACGAAGAAGATGCGCATGAGCATGCGCGACATCCGCCAGGAGATGAAGGACGCCGAGGGCGATCCGCACCTGAAGGGCCAGCGCAAGCAACTGCAGCAGGAATGGGCGCAGCAGGGCGCCAGCAACGCCGCCGCCGACGCGCACGTGCTGGTGGTCAACCCCACGCACGTGGCGATCGCCATCGCCTACGACCGCGAAAGCTGCCCGGTGCCCACCGTCACTGCCAAGGGCGAGGACAACGACGCGCTGGCCATGCGGCACGCGGCCGCCGAAGCCGGCGTGCCGGTGTTGCGCAACATCGAACTGGCGCGCGCCCTGCTGGCCGACGCTGAAACCGGCGACATCGTGCCGGCCGAGCTGTTCGACCTGATCGCCACCGTGGTGCTGTGGGCGCAGGACGTGCGCCACGAGCTGGCCAAGTCGCGCGGCGAGGCCGCCGCCCACGCCGAAGAAGCGGCGCGCAATGGCAAGCCGCGCAAGCGCCGCGAGCCGCCGGGCGAAGACCTGACGCGCTACGACCATGCACAAGCATCCGCCGCCGCGCCGCAAGAGGGCGCCGCCACGCGGCGCGGCCGCTTCACCCGCTACGTGCCGCGCCGCTGGCGCACCGATCCGCACGGCCGCGCCGGGCGAGGGGATCGGTCATGA
- a CDS encoding lytic transglycosylase domain-containing protein — translation MGAGAVLASPPPAPPGCSAGWEQLLPFSERQQALQVRGCEAARKPSQALAGQMTIYERPVADGPLGPLAAPDAPRRAGPAAPPSRIAPAASLSRASTGARPVALAPLIDRAARAHDIDPLLLHAIARVESRHHTGAISHAGAHGLMQVIVPTARRFGVGAAEELHDPSTNLDVSARYLKTLQRRFGNDLPLVLAAYNAGEGAVEKHGRRIPPYRETQDYVRKVMAEYGTLRRISLRHPAAQWAGAGLGSML, via the coding sequence ATGGGTGCCGGGGCGGTCTTGGCCAGCCCGCCGCCCGCGCCACCCGGTTGCTCGGCGGGGTGGGAGCAATTGCTGCCCTTCAGCGAGCGGCAGCAGGCATTGCAGGTGCGTGGCTGCGAAGCGGCTCGGAAGCCGTCGCAGGCACTTGCCGGCCAGATGACGATCTACGAGCGCCCGGTGGCCGATGGACCGCTCGGGCCACTGGCGGCGCCTGATGCGCCGCGCCGCGCCGGCCCCGCAGCGCCGCCATCAAGAATCGCCCCCGCGGCGTCGCTGAGCCGCGCGTCCACCGGTGCGCGGCCGGTCGCGCTGGCGCCGCTCATCGACCGCGCGGCGCGCGCGCACGACATCGATCCGCTGCTGCTGCACGCCATCGCGCGCGTTGAGTCGCGCCACCACACCGGCGCCATTTCCCACGCCGGTGCGCACGGCCTGATGCAGGTCATCGTGCCGACGGCGCGCCGTTTTGGCGTCGGCGCGGCCGAGGAGCTGCACGATCCGAGCACCAACCTCGACGTCAGCGCGCGTTACCTGAAGACGCTGCAGCGGCGCTTTGGCAACGACCTGCCGTTGGTGCTGGCGGCCTACAACGCGGGCGAAGGCGCGGTGGAAAAACACGGCCGCCGCATCCCGCCGTACCGCGAAACGCAGGACTACGTGCGCAAGGTCATGGCCGAATACGGCACCTTGCGCCGCATCAGCCTGCGCCACCCCGCCGCCCAGTGGGCCGGTGCCGGCTTGGGGTCGATGCTGTGA
- a CDS encoding flagellar biosynthesis protein FlhA: MSTSGRGGGGLARFADIVLVAGIVAIIALMIVPLPTWAIDVLVAANIAGGVLLLLLAIYVANPLEFSVFPSVLLISTLFRLALSIATTRMILLHGEAGHIIQTFGHMVAGGNLVVGLVVFLIITVVQFIVIAKGSERVAEVAARFSLDAMPGKQMSIDSDLRSGLIDKDEARRRRRVLENESKLNGSLDGAMKFVKGDAIAGIIIIIINLLGGLAIGVMQMGMTMGDAAIKYSILTIGDGMVTQIPALLGAMSAGLLVTRTTDDEHDKHLGDAIGRQLTAKPRVLLVAGGLCLLFAMVPGFPAVVFLLLGAVLFGSGAMLTPALRLRWERFAQPKVAAVRRRATEAPTLMSTDAAPPRPTVPLLLELPAGRLSAEASRDLLRGLEAVLDHFQLYLGLRLPRIDVHVVQLDESEEESEAATSWRLLAHEVPVAQGALPDENTAEALAGAVRESLRRHTALFLGTQEANHLLTRAGVDLPDVVKETLRALPLARVAEILRRLVEEEVAIRNLRDILETLSDAAQREKDVYALTELVRIGLKRQLCYRYAPDGRLNALLLDPALEEMLRGAVRVNGGAQQLALDPVQMSQLMQRFAEAVQRHQPAAIVTAVDIRRHVRKLIEADCFDTPVLSYHELMPTLQLEVLARVGGDDAPMLEVVS, translated from the coding sequence GTGTCCACGTCGGGCCGTGGCGGCGGCGGGTTGGCGCGTTTCGCCGACATCGTGCTGGTGGCCGGCATCGTCGCCATCATCGCGCTGATGATCGTGCCGCTGCCCACGTGGGCCATCGACGTTCTGGTGGCGGCCAACATCGCCGGCGGCGTGCTGCTGCTGCTACTGGCCATCTACGTGGCCAACCCGCTGGAGTTCTCGGTGTTCCCGAGCGTGCTGCTGATCAGCACGCTGTTCCGGCTGGCGCTGTCAATCGCCACCACGCGCATGATCCTGCTGCACGGCGAGGCCGGGCACATCATCCAGACCTTCGGCCACATGGTGGCGGGCGGCAACCTGGTGGTGGGGCTGGTGGTGTTTTTGATCATCACCGTGGTGCAGTTCATCGTCATCGCCAAGGGCTCCGAGCGGGTGGCCGAAGTCGCGGCGCGCTTCTCGCTCGACGCCATGCCGGGCAAGCAGATGTCGATCGACTCCGACCTGCGCTCGGGCCTCATCGACAAGGACGAGGCGCGCCGCCGCCGCCGCGTGCTGGAGAACGAGAGCAAGCTCAACGGCAGCCTGGACGGCGCCATGAAGTTCGTCAAGGGCGATGCCATCGCCGGCATCATCATCATCATCATCAACCTGCTGGGCGGGCTGGCCATCGGCGTTATGCAGATGGGCATGACGATGGGCGACGCGGCCATCAAGTACTCCATCCTGACCATCGGCGACGGCATGGTGACGCAGATCCCGGCGCTGCTGGGCGCCATGTCGGCCGGCCTGTTGGTGACGCGCACCACCGACGACGAGCACGACAAGCACCTGGGCGACGCCATCGGCCGCCAGCTGACGGCCAAGCCGCGCGTGCTGCTGGTCGCCGGCGGCCTGTGCCTGCTGTTCGCCATGGTGCCGGGCTTTCCGGCCGTGGTGTTCCTGTTACTGGGCGCGGTGCTGTTCGGCTCCGGCGCCATGCTCACGCCGGCCCTGCGCTTGCGCTGGGAGCGCTTCGCGCAACCCAAGGTCGCCGCGGTGCGCCGCCGCGCCACCGAGGCGCCGACGCTGATGTCGACCGACGCCGCCCCGCCCCGCCCCACCGTGCCGCTGCTGCTGGAGTTGCCGGCCGGCCGCCTGTCGGCCGAGGCCAGCCGCGACCTGCTGCGGGGCCTGGAGGCGGTGCTCGACCATTTCCAGCTCTATCTGGGCCTGCGCCTGCCGCGCATCGACGTGCACGTGGTGCAGTTGGACGAGTCCGAAGAAGAAAGCGAAGCCGCCACTTCGTGGCGCCTGCTGGCGCACGAGGTGCCGGTCGCGCAAGGCGCGCTGCCGGACGAGAACACCGCCGAGGCCTTGGCCGGCGCGGTGCGCGAAAGCCTGCGCCGCCACACGGCGCTGTTTCTCGGCACGCAAGAGGCCAATCACCTGCTGACGCGCGCCGGCGTTGATCTGCCCGACGTGGTGAAGGAAACGCTGCGCGCGCTGCCCTTGGCGCGCGTGGCCGAGATCCTGCGCCGCCTGGTCGAGGAAGAAGTCGCCATCCGCAACCTGCGCGACATCCTGGAGACGCTGTCCGACGCCGCGCAGCGCGAGAAGGACGTGTACGCGCTGACCGAGCTGGTGCGCATTGGCCTGAAGCGCCAGCTGTGCTACCGCTACGCGCCAGACGGCCGGCTGAACGCGCTGCTGCTGGATCCAGCGCTTGAAGAGATGTTGCGCGGCGCCGTGCGCGTCAATGGCGGGGCGCAGCAGCTGGCGCTCGATCCGGTGCAGATGTCGCAGCTGATGCAGCGCTTTGCCGAGGCGGTGCAGCGCCACCAGCCGGCGGCCATCGTGACCGCGGTCGACATTCGCCGCCATGTGCGCAAGCTGATCGAGGCCGACTGCTTCGACACGCCGGTGTTGAGCTATCACGAACTGATGCCCACGCTGCAACTGGAGGTGCTGGCGCGTGTCGGCGGTGACGACGCGCCCATGCTGGAGGTCGTGTCCTGA
- the sctC gene encoding type III secretion system outer membrane ring subunit SctC, producing MGIAGGCGASGWRKLLAGCVLGTALVAGMAQAAPIPLEGRQVDMTAREQPIASFLQDFFGTLDMPVSVSSNAKGAVNGVFRGPADRVLANILRSFGLMAYYDGAVVHVYTPGEISTRTFAMRQGNASAVIGTARDMHLTDARNTLRVSENGALIASGNKRFVEMVGELASGQQSQATTMAPLGFKVYYLRYAWAHDVTAQFGGGTTVIPGVASILRALLTTSSRSSAPPPLTQFRSGAEQSLRDQGLRRQGTLGAQGANPMMPTADTVQQAWGGRPGGVEVAVVDARMLEGLRETQGSSQARVEADTRLNAVIVRDMPDRLPYYDELIKSLDVEPQAIEIESTIIDLSTDKLRELGINWRFSGDRASFLFGNGTRSDTSLLGTTPVQDITPLGQGGFLSLVLGGRNNFIARINALQNQGVARVVSSPQIMTLSNVEALFDNNRSFYVRVAGREEVDLFKVSAGTTLRVTPHVFQDGKDVRIKLLVQIEDGQISTTEQVDQIPVVERSSINTQALIVAGESLLIGGMVRERTYQGVTKVPFLGDIPLLGHLFKTNKDGAERVERLFLISPRLVPARRPMSATAPTGPQRPGGAVAVPPMPAHEEPAWLKRQDGATPKPSDQPAAGEQ from the coding sequence TTGGGAATCGCAGGAGGGTGTGGCGCATCGGGCTGGCGCAAGCTGCTGGCTGGCTGCGTGCTGGGGACAGCGCTGGTGGCTGGCATGGCGCAAGCAGCTCCGATACCACTGGAGGGCAGGCAGGTGGACATGACAGCGCGCGAGCAGCCGATCGCATCTTTCTTGCAGGACTTCTTCGGCACGCTCGATATGCCGGTGTCCGTCAGCAGCAATGCCAAGGGCGCGGTCAACGGCGTGTTCCGCGGGCCGGCCGACCGGGTGCTGGCCAACATCCTGCGCTCGTTCGGCCTGATGGCCTATTACGACGGCGCGGTGGTGCATGTGTACACCCCGGGCGAAATCTCCACCCGCACCTTCGCCATGCGCCAGGGCAACGCCAGCGCGGTCATCGGCACCGCGCGCGACATGCATCTGACGGACGCGCGCAACACGCTGCGCGTGAGCGAGAACGGTGCGCTGATCGCCAGCGGCAACAAGCGCTTTGTCGAGATGGTCGGCGAGCTGGCGTCGGGCCAGCAAAGCCAGGCCACCACCATGGCGCCGCTCGGCTTCAAGGTGTATTACCTGCGCTACGCATGGGCGCACGACGTCACGGCCCAGTTCGGCGGCGGCACTACCGTGATCCCTGGCGTGGCCAGCATCCTGCGCGCGCTGCTGACCACCTCATCGCGCAGCAGCGCGCCGCCGCCGCTGACGCAGTTCCGCAGCGGCGCCGAACAAAGCCTGCGCGACCAGGGCTTGCGCCGCCAGGGCACCTTGGGTGCGCAGGGCGCCAACCCCATGATGCCCACCGCCGACACCGTGCAGCAGGCCTGGGGCGGCCGCCCCGGCGGCGTCGAGGTGGCGGTGGTGGATGCGCGCATGCTTGAGGGCCTGCGCGAAACGCAAGGCTCCAGCCAGGCGCGCGTCGAGGCCGACACGCGCCTGAACGCCGTCATCGTGCGCGACATGCCCGATCGCCTGCCCTACTACGACGAGCTGATCAAGTCGCTTGACGTCGAGCCGCAGGCGATCGAGATCGAATCCACCATCATCGATCTCAGCACCGACAAGCTGCGCGAGCTGGGCATCAACTGGCGCTTCTCGGGCGACCGCGCCTCGTTTTTGTTCGGCAATGGCACCAGAAGCGACACCAGCCTGCTGGGCACCACGCCGGTGCAGGACATCACGCCGCTGGGCCAGGGCGGCTTCCTGTCGCTGGTGCTGGGCGGGCGCAACAACTTCATCGCCCGCATCAACGCGCTGCAGAATCAGGGCGTGGCGCGCGTGGTGTCCAGCCCGCAGATCATGACGCTGTCCAACGTCGAGGCGCTGTTCGACAACAACCGCAGCTTCTACGTGCGCGTGGCCGGGCGCGAAGAGGTCGATCTGTTCAAGGTCTCGGCCGGCACCACGCTGCGCGTCACGCCGCACGTGTTCCAGGACGGCAAGGATGTGCGCATCAAGCTGCTGGTGCAGATCGAGGACGGCCAGATCTCCACCACCGAGCAGGTCGATCAGATTCCAGTGGTCGAGCGCTCGTCCATCAACACGCAGGCGTTGATCGTCGCCGGCGAAAGCCTGCTGATCGGCGGCATGGTGCGCGAGCGCACCTACCAGGGCGTCACCAAGGTGCCGTTCCTGGGCGACATTCCGCTGCTCGGCCACCTGTTCAAGACCAACAAGGATGGCGCCGAGCGCGTCGAGCGCCTGTTCCTGATCTCGCCGCGCCTGGTGCCGGCGCGCCGGCCGATGAGCGCCACGGCGCCCACCGGCCCGCAGCGCCCGGGCGGCGCGGTGGCGGTGCCGCCGATGCCGGCGCATGAGGAGCCGGCCTGGCTCAAGCGTCAGGATGGCGCCACGCCCAAGCCGTCGGACCAGCCGGCGGCGGGCGAGCAATGA
- a CDS encoding SctD/MshK family protein — protein MKPTVLYELRVLNGEQRGASSAVRPGDMLRIGQDWSNDVVLQGAAGSAARLVLTDDGALGLHVDGGACALDGTPLPVGEPATLALYTPFTVGDTRMAVGRIGAPQWAALFGEEASAPAEAEGASGATAAPAPAAMASAMARRRGGWVPRLLASGAALVAISAGALTLAWAMGPATLSPPEQAQHLRQTLVHLGFGVLDVEHRNGQLLVTGHLQTQAERTRLEQALASQTPARVAVWVNEQITASVAEVYRLNGINAEVQSSGPGVVQVSTKEADADKLKDVQAKARRDVPGLVQLVATNDAPPAPPRPEAMITDPGKRVAAIVPGDPAYVVTADGTRYFEGAMLPTGHRILAILSDRVQIERDGTASTLNF, from the coding sequence ATGAAGCCCACGGTACTTTACGAACTGCGCGTGCTCAATGGCGAGCAGCGCGGCGCCAGCTCGGCGGTGCGCCCGGGCGACATGCTGCGCATCGGGCAGGACTGGTCCAACGATGTGGTGCTGCAGGGCGCCGCCGGCAGCGCCGCGCGGCTGGTGCTGACGGACGACGGCGCGCTGGGACTGCACGTCGACGGCGGCGCTTGCGCGCTGGACGGCACGCCACTGCCGGTGGGCGAGCCGGCCACGCTGGCGCTCTATACCCCCTTCACGGTCGGCGACACGCGCATGGCGGTCGGCCGCATCGGCGCGCCGCAATGGGCCGCGCTGTTTGGTGAAGAGGCCAGCGCCCCGGCCGAGGCGGAAGGTGCCAGCGGCGCCACCGCCGCACCGGCACCCGCCGCCATGGCCAGCGCAATGGCACGCCGGCGCGGCGGCTGGGTGCCGCGCCTGCTGGCCAGCGGCGCGGCGCTGGTGGCCATCTCGGCCGGTGCCCTGACGCTGGCCTGGGCCATGGGCCCGGCCACGCTGTCGCCGCCCGAGCAGGCGCAGCACCTGCGCCAGACGCTGGTGCACCTGGGTTTTGGCGTGCTGGATGTCGAACACCGCAACGGCCAGCTGCTGGTCACCGGCCACCTGCAGACGCAGGCCGAGCGCACGCGGCTAGAGCAAGCGCTGGCCAGCCAGACCCCGGCGCGCGTGGCGGTGTGGGTCAACGAGCAAATCACCGCCAGCGTGGCCGAGGTGTACCGCCTCAACGGCATCAACGCCGAAGTGCAAAGCAGCGGCCCCGGCGTGGTGCAGGTGAGCACCAAGGAGGCTGATGCCGACAAGCTCAAGGACGTGCAGGCCAAGGCGCGGCGCGACGTGCCCGGTCTGGTGCAGCTGGTGGCCACCAACGATGCGCCGCCAGCGCCGCCGCGCCCCGAGGCGATGATCACCGATCCTGGCAAGCGGGTGGCCGCCATCGTGCCGGGCGATCCAGCCTATGTGGTCACGGCCGACGGCACGCGCTATTTCGAAGGCGCCATGCTGCCCACCGGCCACCGCATCCTGGCGATCCTGTCCGACCGTGTGCAGATCGAGCGCGATGGCACGGCCAGCACGCTGAATTTCTGA
- the sctJ gene encoding type III secretion system inner membrane ring lipoprotein SctJ — MSAFIPRRAARVLAPLALVLLAACSQQELYGQLNERQANEMVAVLRNAGLVAEKTASRDGKAYVVSTSAHDFSRAVEVLHAGGFPRDSFDTLGQVFKKEGFVSSPTEERARFTHALSQELSHTLSNIDGVVQARVHVSVPDKNPLADKPTPATASVFIKHRPGVDLTQQVGKIKALVVNAMEGLPYDNVTVAMFPAEPIPPALPRSALAVAWANYGNAILAVGAAGALALLAAMFIWWRQRHPPTAPRGAQLPAAPGGAKPPAVPRRAPLRAVAGEAARASAEG, encoded by the coding sequence ATGAGCGCCTTCATCCCCCGCCGCGCCGCGCGCGTGCTGGCCCCGCTGGCGCTCGTGCTGCTGGCGGCGTGCTCGCAGCAGGAGCTGTACGGCCAGCTCAACGAACGGCAGGCCAACGAGATGGTGGCCGTGCTGCGCAACGCCGGCCTGGTGGCCGAGAAGACCGCTTCGCGCGATGGCAAGGCTTACGTGGTCAGCACCAGCGCGCACGACTTCTCGCGCGCCGTCGAGGTGTTGCACGCCGGCGGCTTTCCGCGCGATTCGTTCGACACGCTGGGCCAGGTGTTCAAGAAGGAAGGCTTCGTCTCCTCGCCGACCGAGGAGCGCGCGCGTTTCACCCATGCGCTGTCGCAGGAGCTGTCGCATACCCTGTCCAACATCGACGGCGTGGTGCAGGCGCGCGTGCACGTCTCGGTGCCCGACAAGAACCCGCTGGCCGACAAGCCCACGCCGGCCACGGCCTCGGTGTTCATCAAGCACCGGCCGGGCGTCGACTTGACCCAGCAGGTCGGCAAGATCAAGGCGTTGGTGGTCAACGCCATGGAGGGTCTGCCCTACGACAACGTCACCGTGGCCATGTTCCCGGCCGAGCCGATTCCGCCCGCGCTGCCGCGTTCGGCGCTGGCCGTGGCCTGGGCCAACTACGGCAACGCGATCCTGGCCGTGGGCGCCGCCGGCGCCCTGGCGCTGCTGGCGGCCATGTTCATCTGGTGGCGCCAGCGTCACCCGCCCACGGCGCCGCGGGGCGCGCAGTTGCCAGCCGCGCCGGGGGGCGCCAAGCCGCCGGCCGTGCCGCGCCGCGCACCGCTGCGCGCCGTGGCGGGCGAGGCTGCCCGCGCCAGCGCGGAAGGTTGA
- a CDS encoding FliI/YscN family ATPase produces the protein MTTGARPLLDPALLDTLQALQPVVARGRVVQAFGTTLRVSGLRAHIGQQCVIRDPARPQAAPLRAEVVGLRDHEAILVPLGHLQGVSMGAEVEIVERGALIPVGPALLGRVLDAFGEPLDGRPLPAATPLRPFQTEPPNPLTRRPVDRPFITGVRAIDGLLTVGEGQRLGVFAMAGGGKSTLLGMLARQAESDVNVIALVGERGREVREFLEDSLGPEGMARSVVVVSTSDRPAMERLRAAQTATAIAEHFRAEGRRVLLMMDSVTRYARALREIGLSVGEPAVRRGFPPSVFAELPRLFERAGNDAHGSITAFYTVLAEDEDGSDPVAEEARSILDGHIVLSRKLGQAGHYPAIDVLASASRVFNRVTTREHQDAALRTRALMAKHEEIRFLLQVGEYAAGSDALADAAIEAQPAIEALLRQRPDEASGMGQTQALLQALT, from the coding sequence ATGACCACCGGCGCCCGCCCCCTGCTCGACCCCGCGCTGCTCGACACCCTGCAGGCGCTGCAGCCCGTCGTTGCGCGCGGCCGCGTGGTTCAGGCCTTCGGCACCACGCTGCGCGTCAGCGGCCTGCGCGCGCACATCGGCCAGCAGTGCGTGATCCGCGACCCGGCCCGCCCGCAAGCCGCGCCGCTGCGCGCCGAGGTGGTCGGCCTACGCGACCACGAAGCCATCCTGGTGCCGCTGGGCCACCTGCAAGGCGTGTCGATGGGCGCCGAGGTCGAAATCGTCGAGCGCGGCGCGCTGATCCCCGTCGGCCCGGCGCTGCTCGGCCGCGTGCTCGATGCCTTTGGCGAGCCGCTCGACGGCCGGCCGCTGCCCGCGGCCACGCCGCTGCGGCCGTTTCAGACCGAGCCGCCCAACCCGCTCACGCGGCGCCCGGTCGACCGCCCCTTCATCACTGGCGTGCGCGCCATCGACGGCCTGCTGACGGTGGGCGAAGGCCAGCGCCTGGGCGTGTTCGCCATGGCCGGCGGCGGCAAATCGACGCTGCTGGGCATGCTGGCGCGCCAGGCCGAGAGCGACGTCAACGTCATCGCCCTGGTCGGCGAGCGCGGCCGCGAGGTGCGCGAGTTTCTGGAAGACAGCCTGGGCCCCGAGGGCATGGCGCGCTCGGTGGTCGTCGTCTCCACCAGCGACCGCCCGGCCATGGAGCGCCTGCGCGCCGCGCAGACCGCCACCGCCATCGCCGAGCACTTTCGCGCCGAAGGGCGGCGCGTGCTGTTGATGATGGATTCGGTCACCCGCTACGCCCGCGCGCTGCGCGAGATCGGCCTGTCGGTCGGCGAGCCGGCGGTGCGGCGCGGCTTTCCGCCCAGCGTGTTTGCGGAGCTGCCGCGTCTGTTCGAGCGCGCCGGCAACGACGCGCACGGCAGCATCACCGCCTTCTACACCGTGCTGGCCGAGGACGAAGACGGCTCCGACCCGGTCGCCGAAGAAGCGCGCTCCATCCTCGACGGCCACATCGTGCTCTCGCGCAAGCTGGGCCAGGCCGGCCACTACCCGGCCATCGACGTGCTGGCCAGCGCCAGCCGGGTTTTCAACCGCGTCACCACGCGCGAGCACCAGGACGCCGCCCTGCGCACACGCGCGCTCATGGCCAAGCACGAAGAGATCCGCTTTCTGCTGCAAGTGGGCGAATACGCCGCTGGCAGCGACGCGCTGGCCGACGCCGCCATCGAAGCGCAGCCGGCCATCGAGGCGCTGCTGCGCCAGCGCCCCGACGAAGCCAGCGGCATGGGGCAGACCCAGGCGCTGCTGCAAGCATTGACATGA